The following DNA comes from Spirulina major PCC 6313.
CCTAGTCTTCTGAAGCCAAACCAGCCGTCGAGGGTTCGAGTTGAGGCATGGCAATTAAATTATCATCGACGATCACAATCTGCCCATGCTCCCGCAACCGCCCCATCAACCGCGTCACCGTCACCCGCGTCGAACCGATCGCACTCCCTAAATGGGCATGGGTCAAGACAAAGGGCAACCGATAGCCACTTTCCCACGGCTCACCACATTCCTCCATCAACAGAGTCAATACCCCGATCAGGCGATCGATCGTGCGACGTTGGCCCAGGGTGCTCAACCATAGAAGTTTGCGCTGATGTTGGTAGCGAAACGCCGTCAACACCTCGCGCTGAATATCGGGCCACCGTTCTAGATCTTGCCAATAGAGCCAAATCACTTTGGTGTTGTCCACATGGGCATAGGCCTGAAAATTAAACGGCGCATGGGCAACAAATTCAAAGGGCAATCCTGCCCGCACAAACCCTAAAAACGTCTCTTCCGGTTCGCTATCCGCAATCACTCGGTTGCCTGTGGTTGGCTGGGCACTACCCATCAAGCGAATGGCCCCCTGCTGGACAAGATAGAGCAGCCCCGGACGGGCGGGAATCATTTCGTCGCGGGTAAAAATGCGATCGCGGTAATGTGTTGTGGCCCAGTTACAGAGCAACTCCCATGGAATAGAAGGACACTCAATTTCGGTTAGGGTAACAGGTACTGACATGAATTTTCGGAACGGTGATAGTGAGAAAAGCGAACGAATTGATCACAGATGTATGAGGTGCAACCAACCCCGAAGAGTAGTGTACAGGGACAACACAATGACAACTGAAGCATAGTTAAGATTCTGCCTTGGTTCGCCCTTGGGCAATCCGGACAACAGAATTTAATTAAGATATACACCTGAACCTCAAGAAGGAGGATGCTTTGGGAGTTCCGCTGCATGTTTCGCTTAAACAGCAACTCCAAAACGACTTAGTCGATACTCTGGCTCAAGTTGTTCATTCAACTCCGATCCCAGTCGCAGATACATTACCAGTGTATCGGGTTAGACAACCGAATCCGATTCGATATCGAAGCTCATTGGTTCGTCAATGGGCCAAACGATGGAATCATCAACCCCAAACTCTCGTTTTGAATATTTGTGAAGTGAGTGGCTGGCAACCGGGAGAAGCCCCCCTCAGCCTCGATTGGGTCTGGAGTTCGGCGGCGATCGCAGACTGGTTAAGCCAACGCTATGCTGAAGCCTGGCCAGAGTTGCAGCCTGGCCAGAGGGCGGAGTATTTAGGATTAGAAATTTCAGTACAATATACGTTGCAACGCTGGTCAGACCTCTTCATCCTCGCCCGGCGAGAGTATGACCTCACGCCGCCGTTGCCCTGGTCGGCCCTCACCGCAGCGGATGCCGAGTGGATCGCGGCGTTGTTGGATTTTGGCGATCGCCTCGCCTCCCCTCCTCTCCCCCCAACGGCTCGTTTAACCCTCTGCCAAGCCAGCCTCGACTACTACCAAGATCACCGCATCTGGGGGGAGGCGCGTCTCCTCGCCCAAGCCCGTTGGGGACTGATGGCGATCGCTCATCATTTCATCCAGAGAAGTTATAGATATAAAGATGCACCATCGTTGATCCGCTAACCGTAAAATTACGGAATGCCAGGGAACCTTTCACCATCACGCAGCTTCGTTAACCCACACATCCTGATCCAAGCCCTGATCCAAGCATCGCGCTGTCCTAAACGTGCCGATGGTGATTCGGTATCCATCACACCTGAACTGCCTTGAAACCTTACCCACCGTTGCGATCCTCATGATGAACAATCATTTAAAGCCCTTGAAACGCTTCTTACTCCTCAGCCTCAGCCTCTTGACGGTGGTGGTGATTCTCGTCGGTGGGGGCGCGATCGCTCAATACCCCTCCCCCCTCAATATCCCCACCATGGCCGACCCCGAACCCCCAGCAGTGAGCGAACCGGAGCACCTTGAACCGCCACCCCCCGCCCTCGGTTGGGAATTCCTCGGTATTCGTACCCCCAACCAAGTCACCCTCAACGAAGTGGAATATTTTGGCGACTGTCCAGGGGAACAAACCGCCACCATCGAAGCCCGCTTCTTTTCCGACGCAATCCCCACCGCCCGCCGCCGTCGCGTCATGGTTCGCAACATTACCCGCGGCCTCGACGATGACCCCTATCCCTACACCGATCGTGAATACGAGGAAGGGCGACTTTCAGAAGAAACCAACATGCGCTTTGGCACCGACCACAGCGGCCGTTTTTTCCACGTTCTGCCCGGCGAAAACATCTTTGAATATGAAATCAAAGACCGCCGCGAGGTGATTGATGCAGGCCAGTTCACCGCCACCATTGACCGGAATCTGCGCACAGTGGATCGACCGGCAACCTGGCGAGAAGATCGCGCCTGTGCCAATGACAGTGTGGCCACCAATGTCTGTGCCGATTTGCGCGATCGCCGTCAACTCCGCTGTCCCGATGGGCGCGTTCTCGAAACGGAACTTTTCCCGTCTAACGCCACCATCATCACCGCCATCCACAACCTCACCGGCCAGCCCATCAACTTCTCCGTCAACAACCGCATGACCCAACTTTTCCCCAACGCCTACACCCAACTCACCGACGACTGGATCACCATCCAATACCAAAAAACCGACGGCAGCTTCACCACCGAACGCCTCACCCGTGGCACACGCTACCGCTTCTACTTCTCCGGCAATGACCTCCGCCTCGACACCTACTCCCAATCTGTCCGCTAGCCTCTAGGGGTTACAAACCGCCCGGTAAATTGCCATCAACTGCTCGTAATTTTGGGCCGCTGTGTAGCGTTGCTCAAAACTCTGCCGCGCTGCCCGGCGCAGGGCTGAGGGATCAGGATGTCTGAGGAATTCTTTCACCGCTGCGGCTAAGGACTCTGGGTTATTGGGTTCAAACAAATAGCCCGTTTTGCCCGTGGTGATTAATTCCGGTGATGCGCCGAGGCGGGAGGCGATGACGGGAGTGCCAACGGCAAGAGCTTCGATGATCACCCGACCAAAGGTTTCATGCCACTTCGAGGGAAAAATCACCACCGCCGCTCGTTTCATCAATTCATAAACTTGTTCTAACGGGACAGATCCAAGGAGTTGAATGGACTGGGATTGCTGGGCGGCGGCGGTTAATGCGGGTTCGAGGGGGCCACTGCCGACAATTTTTAAGGGTAAAGAATGGTCAAAGGTTTGCCAAGCCTGGATTAAGAGATCAAGCCCTTTTTCCACCGATAAGCGACCGACAAACAACGCATAGTTTCCATCTCCTAATCCGATGCCAGGATCGGGGTCTACAAAATGGGGTTTAACGTGAATTTTATCGGCGGGGAAACCACTTTGGGTAAAGAGGGTGCGCCCCTTTTCACTCATGACAATATAGCGATCAATGTGATGTTTCCAAGTGCCTAAAGCATGGTGCGTCATCACCATCGCAACGGTGACGGCGGTGGCGGCCCGACTCCGATAACAACTGTGGATCAGGCCGGGGTAGGGAATGGGTTTATTTAAACAGTCATGACACACCTGGCCATTACGGAAAAAGAGGCCATTGGCGCAGAGGAGGCGATAGTTATGGAGGGTTTGCACGACGGCGACCCCGGCATCTTTAGCGGCATAGTAGACCGATGGCGAAATTAAGGGAAAAAAGTTGTGGACATGAACAACATCGTAGTGATCCTGTTGCAGAATCTGGGTGATGTTGTGATAGGTTTTTTTTGACCAAATGGTGTCGCGGGCGAGTTTGGTGAGATTGTTTTGGGTGATGGTTTTGTTGGTTTCGGAATAGGTGGTGACGGTATGACCGTGCTGTTGCAACAGTTGACATTCAGCGATCGCAGACTCATCTTCTCCCCCCCGGATCATGTACTGATTGTGGACACTCAATATGTTCATGCTCTATCCATCATCACCAACAAAATACACCTCAAGATCACGAATCATAGTGTGAGGCTATGCCACACCGCTGAACCCTTATCCTCTCTGCTGATTTCCTCAAGGAATGGGGGTGAAAAATTCACTTCCGTTATACCTTAACAGGTCTTTATTTGAGGAACTTGAAGGATCATCAGGAGACAGATCCTATCGTGGAGATCGGGTTTGGAGGATTTGCCAACCGCGCGATCGCAATTTCTGCCGGGCCCGCTCAGGATCAAGGGTGGCCAGGTAGTTGGGGGGTTCCCAGGGGTGAACGTTGCTAAAGTCGGGGGGGTAGAGGAGGGGTTTCCAGAAGCCTTTCCAAATCCGAAAAATGGTGTAACCCCGGTCGATGAGATATTGGGTGGCGGGGCTGGGATAGCCTTCGTGTTGTTCGTAGATGATATCCCGAATGCAGCGATGGCGCAGGAGGCGATCGCACCCCTGAAACGCCGCTAATTCATAGCCTTCGATGTCGATTTTCAACACCCCAATGGCGGGATCATCGGGTAACAACGCATCGCCGGTGGTGAGGGGGACGGTTTCAATCCGCAGGGTGTCGTCGGGGTTGTCGTTGGTTGTGGTGAAAATGGCCGCTTCGCAGCGGTTGCGTTTGGGGATGCGGAGGGTGGCGGTTCCGGCTTGGTTGGCGAGGGCGATCGCATGTAATTCCACCGTTGCCCCACTGCCCAACTCCCGCCACGCTGACCGATGCCGTTCCAATTCGCCATACACCTCCGGATTCGGCTCAACGGCGATCACCCGACCCCGCGCCCCCACCCGTGCCGCCAACAAACTCGTCACATAGCCAATATTCGCCCCCACATCCAGCACCGTTTCCCCCGGTTCCGTCAGTCGCCAGAGGGTTTCACTCAGGGCCAAGTCATACAGCCCCATCACCCAGAGCGACCATTCCACCGTATGATCCGGGCGCGGCTCCACCCAGAGCGGGAAGCCCCAGGGCGGTGTAATTTTTTGCATGCCGACGGTGTCAGCTTTCGGGCGACCCAAGCGCCGCCAGAGTTGCCGGGGTTGCAAGACATATTCCGGGCGGGTTAGGTAGGGGGGCAGCATGGTGTTAGTTGCTGGGGGTGGGGGAGTTGAGTTGGAGGGCGGGCGCGTCGGGACTTTGGAGATCGATGTAGTCGATGTCGCTGGGTTGGATATGGGTGGGCAGGGTGCGCATTTGGGCGAGGACATCAAGCTGCTGGGTGAAGCGGTTGCTGCTGTAGCCGCCGAGGTGAACTTCACCGAGTTCGGTATGGAGAATCAGATTTGTGGGGGATTGCAGGTCAATTTCAAAGATTTCGATCGTGGCTTGGCTGAGGAGGGTGTAGATGTCGGGCCAATGGGGACGGGTGCGATCGGAAAGGCCGATGACGGTGAGGGTGGGGAGGTGGGTGGTGGTTTCAAGGTTGTTGTAGCTGTCGTGGGGCATCCAAGTGCCTTGGGCATCGACGAAGCCCACGCCATCGGGGCGGGCTTCACTGGTGGCGATGATGGCGTTGCCGGGGAGGGCGATCGCCACGGGTTGGCGTTCTTGGATTTCTAGGGTCAAGCTGGGGGGGAGGAGTTTACGGGTGACGACGGCGGCGGCGATGGGGGCCTGGGCTTCGAGGGCTTGGCTGAG
Coding sequences within:
- a CDS encoding Crp/Fnr family transcriptional regulator, which translates into the protein MSVPVTLTEIECPSIPWELLCNWATTHYRDRIFTRDEMIPARPGLLYLVQQGAIRLMGSAQPTTGNRVIADSEPEETFLGFVRAGLPFEFVAHAPFNFQAYAHVDNTKVIWLYWQDLERWPDIQREVLTAFRYQHQRKLLWLSTLGQRRTIDRLIGVLTLLMEECGEPWESGYRLPFVLTHAHLGSAIGSTRVTVTRLMGRLREHGQIVIVDDNLIAMPQLEPSTAGLASED
- a CDS encoding FkbM family methyltransferase codes for the protein MLPPYLTRPEYVLQPRQLWRRLGRPKADTVGMQKITPPWGFPLWVEPRPDHTVEWSLWVMGLYDLALSETLWRLTEPGETVLDVGANIGYVTSLLAARVGARGRVIAVEPNPEVYGELERHRSAWRELGSGATVELHAIALANQAGTATLRIPKRNRCEAAIFTTTNDNPDDTLRIETVPLTTGDALLPDDPAIGVLKIDIEGYELAAFQGCDRLLRHRCIRDIIYEQHEGYPSPATQYLIDRGYTIFRIWKGFWKPLLYPPDFSNVHPWEPPNYLATLDPERARQKLRSRGWQILQTRSPR
- a CDS encoding glycosyltransferase, with amino-acid sequence MNILSVHNQYMIRGGEDESAIAECQLLQQHGHTVTTYSETNKTITQNNLTKLARDTIWSKKTYHNITQILQQDHYDVVHVHNFFPLISPSVYYAAKDAGVAVVQTLHNYRLLCANGLFFRNGQVCHDCLNKPIPYPGLIHSCYRSRAATAVTVAMVMTHHALGTWKHHIDRYIVMSEKGRTLFTQSGFPADKIHVKPHFVDPDPGIGLGDGNYALFVGRLSVEKGLDLLIQAWQTFDHSLPLKIVGSGPLEPALTAAAQQSQSIQLLGSVPLEQVYELMKRAAVVIFPSKWHETFGRVIIEALAVGTPVIASRLGASPELITTGKTGYLFEPNNPESLAAAVKEFLRHPDPSALRRAARQSFEQRYTAAQNYEQLMAIYRAVCNP
- a CDS encoding cell division protein FtsQ/DivIB, translated to MATLTSTTSDELKSRRLRLKRRRQLLILQKLWRSLLVCSMAGGMVWLVTRPDWVITSPDQVNIQGVEHLSEATIRDLMPLDYPQPLLEVKPKRLSQALEAQAPIAAAVVTRKLLPPSLTLEIQERQPVAIALPGNAIIATSEARPDGVGFVDAQGTWMPHDSYNNLETTTHLPTLTVIGLSDRTRPHWPDIYTLLSQATIEIFEIDLQSPTNLILHTELGEVHLGGYSSNRFTQQLDVLAQMRTLPTHIQPSDIDYIDLQSPDAPALQLNSPTPSN